The stretch of DNA TCACCCATCAGGCGTTTAAAAACTAAGTTGATGGTGGCGTCGTCGAGCACAATGCCCGTTTCACGCACCCAGTACAGGTTGGCGACCTGCAGGCCGGTCAGGGCCGCTTTGCGCGGCGTGCCCTGAAGCTGCACGGTCAGAGGACGAATCAGCGCGTTGCCCTGCGCCACGTAGCCCTGCAACTGGTCGGCGGTGTATCTGGCCTTCCATTCGGTCACGGGAATACTGAGGGCTGTAAGGGTGGGAGCGGCCACATACGCGGCTACAGCAGCCTTCACGTCGACTTTGCGCCCCGGCGCGTCGGCGGTCACGGTGTAGTTTTTGGTCGCCTTGTCAAACAAAATGGTGGCGTTTTTGGGCTGGGCATTCAGGCTGGCCGTCAGGGTATTCAGGCCCGCTTTGGCCTGTGCCGCGTCTACGCCCGCAATCAGCGGGAAATCTTGCACCGGAGCCTGACCCAGTGCGGCCTGCACCCGTTCCAGCACGCCGCGTTCACGGGTGGCACGTTCGGCGGCGGCGATACTGGTTTGGGCATCGGCCCGCCAACCGAGGGTCTCGGCCCCCACCGTCCAACTTTGGCTGCCCGCCATGACCGTGACTTGCGGGGCTGTGACCGCCCGCGTTCCCAGGGCCTCCAGCGCCTGCTGAGACGTCATTCCGCCTACATCTACACCCGCAACCCGCAATCCTGCCGCGAGCGTTCCGTTGCTTTGTGTCGCCACGCCCATAGCCAGCGCTCCACCTAAGAGCGCTGCCGCCGAAACCCCAATCACCCAGACCTTCATCACGTTCTATTGTAAGGAAGTTCACGACGAAAAGAATGATAAATCCGCACAGTGTACCCCCATAAGGAAAGGTAAAAAGGCGCACCCAGACGTGTCAGAAAGCTGTCAGATTGACGAAAACCATTCAGTTGTACACTGATTCAGTGACCGACTTAACATCAGAATCTCCCACACTGGCACTGTCTTTACTGACTGGACAGTATGTGGTGGCGCAGCTTACCGCGTCCTCGCCCGTTCCGGCTTGGGCGGTGGCTGGAACCTTATGGGCCATCGTGGGTGCGCCGAATGAAGTGAGCGTGGTCACGGCAGAGGAGAACCTACCGTCGCCACTCCCGCACGGCCTGAAGCTGGAAACAGGTTGGGCAGCGCTGCGGCTCCACGGCCCCTTCCCCTTTCACCTGACCGGCATTTTGGCAGCGGTGCTGAATCCACTGAAAGAGGCTGGAGTGGGCATTTTCGCCCTCTCCACCTTTGATACCGATTACGTACTGGTCAAGGCCGAGCAGGTGGCGCAGGCGCGGGCGGCACTGGAACAGGCGGGGCATAGCTTCAAAGACTGAGCTGAGAAATCCGGGGTTTTCTGGACTCTGTACCGCCGCCTGACCCTCCCCTGACCACCCCCTTAAAGTCGGCTGACAGAGGGAGCGCAGGCTTGGGCATGACTCATTTCGCGCCTCGATCTCCTGCTGTGCCGCTCCGCCATTCGTCCAAGCGGGTGCTGTTTGCCGATGCCTCCGAAGCCTTTTTGAAGGTGGCCCCGCTGCATAGTCTGGTAGACCGGGCCAGGCGCGGGGCCATGTTGGACGCCTTTGAAGGCTTTTTGGGCGCAGGCCTGAGCCAGAGTGTGCCGCTGCTGGCCTACACACGCCTGACGGGAGAGGCATGGCTGCGAGCATTGGCCGACGCCGAACGTGCCGAAGCTGCCGTTTTGCTCGCCGATTTCCGGGCGTATCTGCGCGATTGGGGTTGGCTGGACAGCGCCCGCCCGGTGAATCTGCCGGACTGAATGAGAAAGTAAGCCCCCGCTTCTTCTCAAGCATGGGCTACTTTTGGTCTTGAGAGTGGCTCCTGTCCCCTCCTTCAACGCGCCTTCAGATCCGTCCAGATTCGGTCATACAGCCGCGTGGTATTGCCTGCTTTGAGTTCGT from Deinococcus sp. QL22 encodes:
- a CDS encoding ACT domain-containing protein; translated protein: MTDLTSESPTLALSLLTGQYVVAQLTASSPVPAWAVAGTLWAIVGAPNEVSVVTAEENLPSPLPHGLKLETGWAALRLHGPFPFHLTGILAAVLNPLKEAGVGIFALSTFDTDYVLVKAEQVAQARAALEQAGHSFKD